The Amycolatopsis sp. QT-25 genomic sequence CGCGGCATCAGAAACCACCGTTTTCGGCCGGGTGCCGTTCCGGACATTCGTTGACCCGCGTTCCGGGTCGGCCTAATTCTTCTCGTGCCCGAGGTGCTCGGCCATTTCCTCGTTGAGCGCAGTTTCCAGCACGTTTTTGGTGAACAGTTTCAGCAGGCCGTCCGGGCCGGTCAGCGCCAGCCCGCGGGCCTTGGCCTCGGCCACCATCGCCGCCGCGGCGGGCCTGCTCCGGCGACAGCTCCCGCGCCGGCTCCAACTCACTCTTGCGTGGACTCACAACCTCGAATGTCATCACTCACAGTGCCCATCCCGCCGGACCTCAGCCCAGCGTGCCGGGCCGAAAACACCGATCCTGGAACAGTCCCCGATCTGGACGGCCTGCTCGTACTGCCAGCCGGGAAAACCGCCTCGGACGGCCCGTTCCCACTCGTCACGATCGTGCATGGAGGCCCCGACGACCGGTACGCCGATCGCCTCCAATTGTTCTCGTTCCACGGTGCACGGGCACAGTGGCTGGCCACCGCTGGATACGCGGTATTCCTGCCCAATCCGCGCGGCGGCCGGGGCCACGGTCACGAGTTCGCGGCCAGCGTCGCGGGCAGGGTCGGCCGGGAGGAGTGGTCCGACATCCTGACCGGGATCGACCTGCTCATCGCCGAGGGCATCGCCGACCCCGATCGGCTGGGCATCGCCGGCGGGAGCCACGGCGGGTTCATGGCCGCGTGGGCGATCGGGCAGACAAACCGGTTTCGCGCCGCGCTGGTCAACGCGGGTATCACCGACTGGGGGATGCTCGCCGCGACCGGGGAGCACGGCCAGCTCGACGGCGCGCTCAGCGGCAGTATCGGGTGGGAGGGGATCGGCCCACACCCGCACGACGCGGTCAGCCCGATCTCCTTTGCCAGCCGCGTCCGCACCCCGGTGCTCATCCTGCACGGCGCG encodes the following:
- a CDS encoding prolyl oligopeptidase family serine peptidase; the protein is MPIPPDLSPACRAENTDPGTVPDLDGLLVLPAGKTASDGPFPLVTIVHGGPDDRYADRLQLFSFHGARAQWLATAGYAVFLPNPRGGRGHGHEFAASVAGRVGREEWSDILTGIDLLIAEGIADPDRLGIAGGSHGGFMAAWAIGQTNRFRAALVNAGITDWGMLAATGEHGQLDGALSGSIGWEGIGPHPHDAVSPISFASRVRTPVLILHGAEDTNVPLGQAVYFHRALRHFGAEHEFVIYPREGHSIRERNHQLDVLRRTRAWFDRWLRN